One genomic segment of Acyrthosiphon pisum isolate AL4f unplaced genomic scaffold, pea_aphid_22Mar2018_4r6ur Scaffold_21341;HRSCAF=23695, whole genome shotgun sequence includes these proteins:
- the LOC103309427 gene encoding uncharacterized protein LOC103309427 isoform X1 — protein sequence MNADEIDDLLDQFEDDEDFNESMEYNPNQSIQSMEFQNEMEMNDFNEGMEFNPDQSIQLLDVQNEMETNGPNETMELNPDESIVQLLEVQTEKYTNERIRAKKSIPENWKRNSNQSLRMKGKCYLGYRRTSNKHIFHDVNRKAKNIGPTCTNISCKKSSKRMCERFSEEDRLNIFNHFWSTLNWDQKKMYVNMLVKKVPVKQRKTEASVSRRTYTLFYFLKLNGDPLNVCKNMFLNTLSVGEAQVHNWCSINEISTQQLQGTQSRPFKNNTGQKEFIELFFNKLPKMESHYCRKSTSKLYLEPLVQSKSQLYKIYIDECNVNGKTPVSRTYFSEAFEANNLSLFSPKKDQCDLCCGHGTGNISDQDWNKHIEDKNRSRKEKEIDKEKALSEELIVFTMDLQAVKVCPFLKASALYYKCKLCVHNFTMYNLGTHECMCYWWDETQCNLTASAFTSCIIDQLSMCYNKNQNKNIILWSDGCCYQNKNTVLSNALLEFSVTHKIIIEQKYLTKGHTQMECDSVHSLIERKLKNTDIHLPSDYIKITKTARSKPFPYEVKDCDISFFLNYQKNVNRYDNIRPGKAAGDATVTQIKALRYNCNGTIDYKLNFDDEYSDLAIAQKKRKTVEIHSPIIYEQFHESQLKVPKSKWQDLQQLKAVLPKDCHPFYDQIKSL from the exons ATGAATGCGGACGAGATCGACGATCTGTTAGATCAATTTGAAGATGAtg aagacTTTAATGAAAGTATGGAGTAT AACCCCAACCAGAGCATACAATCAATGGAATTTCAGAATGAAATGGAAATGAATGACTTTAATGAAGGTATGGAGTTTAACCCTGACCAGAGCATACAATTACTGGATGTGCAAAATGAAATGGAAACGAATGGCCCTAATGAAACCATGGAGCTTAACCCTGACGAGAGCATAGTACAATTACTTGAGGTGCAAACTGAAAAGTATACAAACGAAAGGATACGAgcaaaaaaaagtatacctgAAAACTGGAAAAGGAACTCTAACCAGTCATTGCGTATGAAAGGTAAATGTTATTTGGGTTATAGACGAACAagtaataaacacatttttcatGATGTAAACAGAAAAGCTAAAAATATAGGTCCTACGTGTACCAATATCTCTTGTAAAAAATCATCTAAAAGAATGTGTGAAAGATTTTCTGAAGAAgatagattaaatatatttaatcatttctGGTCTACTTTAAATTGGGATCAAAAGAAAATGTATGTTAACATGTTAGTCAAAAAAGTTCCtgtaaaacaaagaaaaacTGAAGCATCAGTTTCTCGAAGGACTTATAcacttttctattttttaaaactcaatGGTGACccattaaatgtatgtaaaaatatgtttttaaatactcttaGTGTGGGGGAAGCTCAAGTACATAATTGGTGTTCAATTAATGAAATATCCACACAACAACTTCAAGGTACACAATCAAGgcctttcaaaaataatactggCCAAAaagaatttattgaattatttttcaataaactaCCAAAAATGGAGTCCCATTACTGTAGAAAGTCAACATCAAAACTCTACTTAGAACCTTTAGTACAATCAAAATCACagctatacaaaatatatattgatgaaTGTAATGTAAATGGAAAAACACCTGTATCAAGAACATATTTCAGTGAGGCTTTTGAGGCAAATAACCTGTCCTTGTTTTCACCCAAAAAAGATCAATGTGATCTTTGCTGTGGTCATGGAACAGGTAACATTAGTGATCAAGATTGGAATAAACACATTGAGGACAAAAATAGAAGTAGGAAAGAGAAGGAAATTGACAAAGAAAAGGCACTTTCAGAAGAACTAATTGTCTTCACCATGGACTTACAAGCTGTAAAGGTATGTCCATTCTTAAAAGCTAGTGCTCTGTATTACAAATGTAAGCTCTGTGTACACAATTTTACAATGTACAATCTTGGTACCCATGAGTGTATGTGTTATTGGTGGGACGAAACTCAGTGTAACTTAACTGCTTCTGCCTTTACGAGTTGTATTATTGACCAATTATCTATGTGTTACAACAAGAatcaaaataagaatataatattatggagtgATGGGTGCTGTTACCAGAACAAGAATACAGTTTTGTCTAACGCGTTACTCGAGTTTTCtgttacacataaaataatcatagaACAAAAATATCTGACCAAAGGTCACACTCAAATGGAGTGTGACTCTGTACACTCATTAATTGaaaggaaattaaaaaatacagatATTCATCTACCATCTGACTacataaaaataaccaaaactgCAAGATCAAAACCATTTCCATATGAAGTAAAAGATTGTGAtatctctttttttttaaattatcagaaGAATGTTAAtagatatgataatataaggCCAGGAAAAGCTGCTGGAGATGCAACAGTTACCCAAATTAAAGCTCTCCGTTACAACTGTAATGGCACTATAGATTATAAGCTGAACTTTGATGATGAATATAGTGATCTCGCCATTGCTCAAAAGAAGAGAAAGACAGTAGAAATTCATTCTCctattatttatgaacaattcCATGAGTCTCAATTAAAAGTTCCTAAATCAAAATGGCAAGATCTACAGCAACTTAAGGCAGTGCTACCAAAGGATTGTCATCCGTTCTATGACcaaataaaatctttataa
- the LOC103309427 gene encoding uncharacterized protein LOC103309427 isoform X2 translates to MNADEIDDLLDQFEDDDFNESMEYNPNQSIQSMEFQNEMEMNDFNEGMEFNPDQSIQLLDVQNEMETNGPNETMELNPDESIVQLLEVQTEKYTNERIRAKKSIPENWKRNSNQSLRMKGKCYLGYRRTSNKHIFHDVNRKAKNIGPTCTNISCKKSSKRMCERFSEEDRLNIFNHFWSTLNWDQKKMYVNMLVKKVPVKQRKTEASVSRRTYTLFYFLKLNGDPLNVCKNMFLNTLSVGEAQVHNWCSINEISTQQLQGTQSRPFKNNTGQKEFIELFFNKLPKMESHYCRKSTSKLYLEPLVQSKSQLYKIYIDECNVNGKTPVSRTYFSEAFEANNLSLFSPKKDQCDLCCGHGTGNISDQDWNKHIEDKNRSRKEKEIDKEKALSEELIVFTMDLQAVKVCPFLKASALYYKCKLCVHNFTMYNLGTHECMCYWWDETQCNLTASAFTSCIIDQLSMCYNKNQNKNIILWSDGCCYQNKNTVLSNALLEFSVTHKIIIEQKYLTKGHTQMECDSVHSLIERKLKNTDIHLPSDYIKITKTARSKPFPYEVKDCDISFFLNYQKNVNRYDNIRPGKAAGDATVTQIKALRYNCNGTIDYKLNFDDEYSDLAIAQKKRKTVEIHSPIIYEQFHESQLKVPKSKWQDLQQLKAVLPKDCHPFYDQIKSL, encoded by the exons ATGAATGCGGACGAGATCGACGATCTGTTAGATCAATTTGAAGATGAtg acTTTAATGAAAGTATGGAGTAT AACCCCAACCAGAGCATACAATCAATGGAATTTCAGAATGAAATGGAAATGAATGACTTTAATGAAGGTATGGAGTTTAACCCTGACCAGAGCATACAATTACTGGATGTGCAAAATGAAATGGAAACGAATGGCCCTAATGAAACCATGGAGCTTAACCCTGACGAGAGCATAGTACAATTACTTGAGGTGCAAACTGAAAAGTATACAAACGAAAGGATACGAgcaaaaaaaagtatacctgAAAACTGGAAAAGGAACTCTAACCAGTCATTGCGTATGAAAGGTAAATGTTATTTGGGTTATAGACGAACAagtaataaacacatttttcatGATGTAAACAGAAAAGCTAAAAATATAGGTCCTACGTGTACCAATATCTCTTGTAAAAAATCATCTAAAAGAATGTGTGAAAGATTTTCTGAAGAAgatagattaaatatatttaatcatttctGGTCTACTTTAAATTGGGATCAAAAGAAAATGTATGTTAACATGTTAGTCAAAAAAGTTCCtgtaaaacaaagaaaaacTGAAGCATCAGTTTCTCGAAGGACTTATAcacttttctattttttaaaactcaatGGTGACccattaaatgtatgtaaaaatatgtttttaaatactcttaGTGTGGGGGAAGCTCAAGTACATAATTGGTGTTCAATTAATGAAATATCCACACAACAACTTCAAGGTACACAATCAAGgcctttcaaaaataatactggCCAAAaagaatttattgaattatttttcaataaactaCCAAAAATGGAGTCCCATTACTGTAGAAAGTCAACATCAAAACTCTACTTAGAACCTTTAGTACAATCAAAATCACagctatacaaaatatatattgatgaaTGTAATGTAAATGGAAAAACACCTGTATCAAGAACATATTTCAGTGAGGCTTTTGAGGCAAATAACCTGTCCTTGTTTTCACCCAAAAAAGATCAATGTGATCTTTGCTGTGGTCATGGAACAGGTAACATTAGTGATCAAGATTGGAATAAACACATTGAGGACAAAAATAGAAGTAGGAAAGAGAAGGAAATTGACAAAGAAAAGGCACTTTCAGAAGAACTAATTGTCTTCACCATGGACTTACAAGCTGTAAAGGTATGTCCATTCTTAAAAGCTAGTGCTCTGTATTACAAATGTAAGCTCTGTGTACACAATTTTACAATGTACAATCTTGGTACCCATGAGTGTATGTGTTATTGGTGGGACGAAACTCAGTGTAACTTAACTGCTTCTGCCTTTACGAGTTGTATTATTGACCAATTATCTATGTGTTACAACAAGAatcaaaataagaatataatattatggagtgATGGGTGCTGTTACCAGAACAAGAATACAGTTTTGTCTAACGCGTTACTCGAGTTTTCtgttacacataaaataatcatagaACAAAAATATCTGACCAAAGGTCACACTCAAATGGAGTGTGACTCTGTACACTCATTAATTGaaaggaaattaaaaaatacagatATTCATCTACCATCTGACTacataaaaataaccaaaactgCAAGATCAAAACCATTTCCATATGAAGTAAAAGATTGTGAtatctctttttttttaaattatcagaaGAATGTTAAtagatatgataatataaggCCAGGAAAAGCTGCTGGAGATGCAACAGTTACCCAAATTAAAGCTCTCCGTTACAACTGTAATGGCACTATAGATTATAAGCTGAACTTTGATGATGAATATAGTGATCTCGCCATTGCTCAAAAGAAGAGAAAGACAGTAGAAATTCATTCTCctattatttatgaacaattcCATGAGTCTCAATTAAAAGTTCCTAAATCAAAATGGCAAGATCTACAGCAACTTAAGGCAGTGCTACCAAAGGATTGTCATCCGTTCTATGACcaaataaaatctttataa